In Nocardioides sp. JS614, the sequence ATAGCCCGGACGGGCCACCCGGCAAAGTTTTACCTTCATATCGGACGAAATCGGTGTTGTTTTTTTGCCCGAACGTGCCCGTTTATGCCTCACTTGTCGGGTGACGATCAACGCCCCTGGACCCGCCCCGACCGTCGACCCGGCCCGGCTCGCCGCCCATCATCTGCCGCTGGTGGCCCATCTGGTGTACGACACGCTGAGGCGGGTGCCGGCAGCCGTCGATCGTCACGACCTGCTCGCCGTCGGGGTCGACGCCCTCCTGGCTGCGGCGCGCGAGCCCACGGTGGAGCGCCCCTTCGCCGAGCACGCCTCGGTCCGGATCCGCGCCGCCCTCGTCGAGGAGCTGCGCGCGATCGACTGGGCGGCGCGGGCGGAGCACCCCCGCCACGCGGCCTCGGCCCGGGCCCGGCTCCTCGCCGCCCTCGCCGACCTGCCCGACGCCGGGGCGGCCGCGCGCGTGCTGGACGTCGACCACGATCCGGCCGAGGCCGAGGAGGGGAGCCCCGCGGTCGTGGGCGGCACCACGCGTCCCGCCCACCCTGATCGGCGCGACGAGCGCCGGGAGTACGTCGAGGCCGCCCTGGACGAGCTCCCCGAACGACTCCGGCTCGTCGTGCGCGGCTACTTCGTCGAGCAGCGGCCGATGGCCGCGGTGGCTGCCCAGGTCGGCGCCAGCGAGGCGCGGGCGGTCCAGCTCCTGGTCGAAGGGCTGGGACTGCTGCGCGATGCGCTGGCGCTGGCCTTCGGGCCCTCCGCCGACGCGGGTCCCGTCACGAGCACCCGGGCAGCGTCGTACGCCCGCACCGTCGCCGCCCGCTACGCCGCCCGCCCCGTGCGCGCGCCCCGGGAGGAGCAGCGGACCTCCGCCTGATCGCGCCCGCGGGCGATCCGGCCCGCGCCTGCGGTCGAGGGCCGGATCGCGGGTCCCGCACTAGCGCCGTCGGCCCGGCGGCGCTCGGGTTTGGGTGATCTGCGGGCACAGGTCTAGGCGGCCTCAAGGTCGTCGTCGGGAGCGCCGAAGCCCGAGATGACAACGGCGTGAGCCGCCATCGCCTTCCCCAGGAGAGCAGCGCACCATGACCGATCCGGAGGTCAACGAGCCCGACACGCCCACCGCGGCCACCAGCGGGCCCGGCCCGCGACCCGGATCCGCCGAGGCGGACCGGCTGGCCGTGGAGCACGTACCGCTGGTGACGCACGTGGTGTACGAGACACTCGCGCGAGTGCCGTCGTACGTCGACCGCAACGACCTGCGCTCGGCCGGCCTCCTGGCCCTGGTGGCCGCCGCGCGGTCCTTCGACCCCGAGCGCGGGGTCCCGTTCGCCCGTTATGCCATGCCGCGGATCCGGGGCGCGATGGTCGACGAGCTGCGCTCGGTGGACTGGGCCTCGCGCTCGGTGCGCCGCCGGGCCCGGGAGATCGAGGAGGCGCGGGCCCGCCTGGCCGCGACGCTCGGCGAGTTCCCCGACGACGAGGCGGTCGCGGCCGCGCTCGGGATGACCCTCGACGAGGTCAACCGGGTCGACTCGGAGGCTGCCCGGGGGACCGTCCTGCCCCTCGACGCCGGCGCCCAGCAGGGGCTGGCCGAGATCCTGCCGGTCCGCGAGGCGGGCCCGGAGGAGCGGGCCGTGCACCTCGAGCGGGTGCGCTACCTCGCCGACGCCGTCGAGGAGCTCCCGGAGCGGATGCGCCTCGTGGTGCGCGGCTACTTCCTCGAGGAGCGCCCGATGGCCGAGCTGGCCGCCGAGCTCGGCGTCACCGAGTCGCGGGTCTCGCAGGTCCGCGCCGAGGCGCTCGCGCTGCTGCGCGACGCACTGGGTGAGGCCTTCGACCCGCACCTGCCCAAGCCCCACCCCAATCCTGCGGGCGTGGCCGCCCGGCGCCGGCTCGCCTACACCAGCGCCGTCGCGGCGCGGTACGCCGCCCGTCGCACGATGCCGGCCCGCCGCCCGCACCGCGGGCTCGAGTCCACCGCCTGAGCCGCCTCGACCACCAGCCGCCCGGCCCGACCCTCGCCGATGCCCGGGTCCTGCCGGTCGCGTCCGTCCCCGGGTGGCCACGTCCAACGCCCCGAGTAGGGTGCCGGACATGACCAAGTGGGAGTACCTGACCGCCCCGATCCTGACGCACGCGGCGAAGCAGATCCTGGACAACTTCGGCGCCGACGGGTGGGAGCTGGTGCAGGTCGCTCCCGGCCCGAACCCGGAGAACCTCGTCGGCTTCTTCAAGCGGCCGCTCGCATGACGTCCCCGGAGGAGCGGCTCGCCGAGCTCGGCCTGGCGGTGCCGGACGTGGCCAAGCCGGTGGCGGTGTACGTGCCCGCCGTGGTGTCCGGCGACCTGGTGTTCACCTCCGGGCAGCTGCCGATGCGCGACGGTGAGCTGATGGTGACCGGCAAGGTCGGCGGCGAGGTGAGCCCCGAGGAGGCGGCCCTGTGCGCGCAGCAGTGTGCGCTGAACGCGATCGCGGCGGTGAAGTCGATGGTGGGCGACCTCGACCGGGTCGCCCAGGTCGTCAAGGTCGTCGCCTTCGTCGCGTCGACCCCCGACTTCACGGGCCAGCCACAGGTCGCCAACGGCGCCTCGGAGCTGTTCGGGAAGGTGTTCGGCGACAGGGGCGCGCACGCCCGCTCCGCCGTCGGCGTGCCGGTGCTGCCGCTGGATGCGCCCGTCGAGGTCGAGATCGTGGTGCGGGTGGCCTCGTGAGACCGGCGCCGTGAGGATCCCGATCCCGCCGATCCCGCTCCCGGAGCAGATCGTCGAGCTCGCCCGCGAGTACGACGACGGCAGGCGCGACCCGGCCGAGCCCCGGGACGCGGCCACCGTGATCCTGGTCCGCCCCTCCGACCACGGTCCGGCGGTGTACTACCTGCGCCGGCACACCACGATGGAGTTCGCCGGGGGCATGTGCGTGTACCCCGGCGGTGGGGTGGACCCCCGCGACTTCGACACGACCGTCGCCTGGGCCGGTCCCGCGCCTGCCGAGTGGGCCGAGCGCCTGGGCTGCGACGAGGAGATGGCGCGCGCGCTGGTGTGCGCGGCGGTGCGCGAGACCTTCGAGGAGTCCGGCGTCCTGCTGGCCGGGCCGTCCGCCGATGAGGTCGTCGCCGACACCACGGGCGAGGACTGGGAGGCCGACCGGCACGCCCTGGAGTCGCGGGAGCTCGCGATGACCGCGTTCCTCTCCGCACGGGGCCTGGTGCTGCGCACCGACCTGCTCGGTGTCTGGGGCGGCTGGCTGACCCCCGCCTTCGAGCCGAAGCGCTACCGCACCTGGTTCTTCGTCGCGCTGCTGCCCGAGGGGCAGCGGACCCGGGACGTCTCGACCGAGTCCGAGTCAGTGACCTGGCTGCCGGCAGCCGACGCGGTGGCCCAGGCCGAGCGCGGCGAGATGCTGATGATGCCGCCGACGTATCTCACCTCGCTCGAGGTCGCGCAGCTCGCCACCCCGGACGAGGTGATCGTGGCGGCGCACGGCCGGGTGGTGGAGATGCACACCCCCGTCGTCGAGCCGCTCGACGGCGAGGGCTGGACGCTGTCCGTGCCGGCCCACCACCGCTCGATCCTGGCCGCGCACCGCGGCGCCTGACGTGGCGCCCGACGCGGCCTGGGCCGGCGGCGCCTTCGGGGCGCGGGGTAGGTGCGTGCTCGCCGCCAACCCCGGCCCGATGACCCTCGACGGGACCAACACCTGGGTGCTGCGGGAACCCGGGGCGCGCCGCTCGGTCGTCGTGGACCCGGGCCCGGCCCTCCCCGCCCACCTCGACGCGATCGCGGCGGAGGCCGGCGAGGTCGGCGTGGTCCTGCTGACCCACCACCACGCGGACCATGCCGAGGCGGCACGGGCGTTCGCCGAGCGGGTGGGGTGCGGCGTCCGGGCCCTGGACCCGGCGTACCGCCTCGGCGCCGAGGGGCTCGGCGACGGAGACGTCGTCGCCGTCGACGGCCTGGAGATCCGGGTGGTCGGCACGCCGGGGCACACCGCCGACTCGCTGTCCTTCCTGCTGCCCGCGGAGGGGGCGGTGCTCACGGGAGACACCGTGCTCGGCCGCGGAACCACCGTCGTCGCGCACCCCGACGGCCAGCTGGGCGCCTACCTCGGCTCGCTCGACCGGCTGCACGCGCTCGCCGAGGCGCACGAGGTCGCGTCGATCTGGCCCGGCCACGGCCCGGTCATCGTCAACGCGCTCGGCGCCCTGGACCACTACCTCGCCCACCGCCAGGAGCGGCTCGAGCAGGTGCGCGCCGCGGTGGAGACGCTGCAGGCCGCGCACCGTCCCGAGGGGATCGCGGCCGAGGAGCTGCCCCGCAGGGTGGTCGAGATCGTCTACGCCGACGTCGACCCGGTGCTCTGGGGTGCCGCCGAGCTGTCCGTGCGGGCGCAGCTGGCCTACCTGGCCGAGCCGCGCTGACGGCGTGGCCGCCAGGGTCGGTTTCCCCGGTTCACCGGGGATGTTGGAACTTCTGGCCCGAAGTTTCGGCCCAACAGTTCCGGTTTCCCCGGTTCACCGGGGAAACCGACCCGGGCCCTACCGGGCGCGGCGGCCCAGGCGCTCGACGTCCATGATCACGACCGAGCGGGGCTCGAGGCGCAGCCAGCCGCGGGAGGCGAAGTCGGCGAGCGCCTTGTTGACGGTCTCACGCGAGGCGCCGACCAGCTGGGCCAGCTCCTCCTGGGTGAGGTCGTGGTGGACGTGGACGCCGTCGTCGGCACTGCGGCCGAACCGGTCGGCGAGGTCGAGCAGCGCCTTGGCGACCCGGCCGGGGACGTCGGAGAACACCAGGTCGGCGACCACGTCGTTGGCCTTGCGCAGCCGGCCGGCGAGCTGGGTGAGCAGGCCACGGGCCACCACCGGGCGCCCCTCGAGCCAGCGCAGCAGGTCCTCGTGGGACAGCGACGCGAAGGTCGCGTCGGTGACGGCGGTGACGGTGGCCGAGCGCGGGCCAGGGTCGAAGAGCGAGAGCTCGCCGAACATCTGGCCGGGGCCGAGGATCGCCAGGAGGTTCTCGCGGCCGTCGGAGGAGGTGCGGCCGAGCTTCACCTTGCCGTCGAGCA encodes:
- a CDS encoding NUDIX hydrolase; protein product: MRIPIPPIPLPEQIVELAREYDDGRRDPAEPRDAATVILVRPSDHGPAVYYLRRHTTMEFAGGMCVYPGGGVDPRDFDTTVAWAGPAPAEWAERLGCDEEMARALVCAAVRETFEESGVLLAGPSADEVVADTTGEDWEADRHALESRELAMTAFLSARGLVLRTDLLGVWGGWLTPAFEPKRYRTWFFVALLPEGQRTRDVSTESESVTWLPAADAVAQAERGEMLMMPPTYLTSLEVAQLATPDEVIVAAHGRVVEMHTPVVEPLDGEGWTLSVPAHHRSILAAHRGA
- a CDS encoding sigma-70 family RNA polymerase sigma factor, coding for MTINAPGPAPTVDPARLAAHHLPLVAHLVYDTLRRVPAAVDRHDLLAVGVDALLAAAREPTVERPFAEHASVRIRAALVEELRAIDWAARAEHPRHAASARARLLAALADLPDAGAAARVLDVDHDPAEAEEGSPAVVGGTTRPAHPDRRDERREYVEAALDELPERLRLVVRGYFVEQRPMAAVAAQVGASEARAVQLLVEGLGLLRDALALAFGPSADAGPVTSTRAASYARTVAARYAARPVRAPREEQRTSA
- a CDS encoding MBL fold metallo-hydrolase, with amino-acid sequence MLAANPGPMTLDGTNTWVLREPGARRSVVVDPGPALPAHLDAIAAEAGEVGVVLLTHHHADHAEAARAFAERVGCGVRALDPAYRLGAEGLGDGDVVAVDGLEIRVVGTPGHTADSLSFLLPAEGAVLTGDTVLGRGTTVVAHPDGQLGAYLGSLDRLHALAEAHEVASIWPGHGPVIVNALGALDHYLAHRQERLEQVRAAVETLQAAHRPEGIAAEELPRRVVEIVYADVDPVLWGAAELSVRAQLAYLAEPR
- a CDS encoding Crp/Fnr family transcriptional regulator — translated: MDNDVLRQAPLFSALDDEAATALRASMTESKLRRGDVLFHEGDSGDKLYIVLDGKVKLGRTSSDGRENLLAILGPGQMFGELSLFDPGPRSATVTAVTDATFASLSHEDLLRWLEGRPVVARGLLTQLAGRLRKANDVVADLVFSDVPGRVAKALLDLADRFGRSADDGVHVHHDLTQEELAQLVGASRETVNKALADFASRGWLRLEPRSVVIMDVERLGRRAR
- a CDS encoding RidA family protein; the encoded protein is MTSPEERLAELGLAVPDVAKPVAVYVPAVVSGDLVFTSGQLPMRDGELMVTGKVGGEVSPEEAALCAQQCALNAIAAVKSMVGDLDRVAQVVKVVAFVASTPDFTGQPQVANGASELFGKVFGDRGAHARSAVGVPVLPLDAPVEVEIVVRVAS
- a CDS encoding sigma-70 family RNA polymerase sigma factor, which encodes MTDPEVNEPDTPTAATSGPGPRPGSAEADRLAVEHVPLVTHVVYETLARVPSYVDRNDLRSAGLLALVAAARSFDPERGVPFARYAMPRIRGAMVDELRSVDWASRSVRRRAREIEEARARLAATLGEFPDDEAVAAALGMTLDEVNRVDSEAARGTVLPLDAGAQQGLAEILPVREAGPEERAVHLERVRYLADAVEELPERMRLVVRGYFLEERPMAELAAELGVTESRVSQVRAEALALLRDALGEAFDPHLPKPHPNPAGVAARRRLAYTSAVAARYAARRTMPARRPHRGLESTA